In Caballeronia sp. TF1N1, the DNA window CTGCGGGCAGGCAGGTCGTCATCAAGCCGCTGTTCGGCTCGCAAGGCAAGGGCCTGAAGCGGCTCGGCGCGCGCTCGCGCGGGCAGGCGTGCGCGCCGTTGCCATCGCTCAAGCCTTTTAGTCAGGTCGCATATCTTCAGCGTTATGTCGATACCGGCGAGCCCGGTTTCGACTGGCGCGTGCTCGTGATCGGCACACAGGCCGTGGCCGCGATGAAGCGCGTGGGCGGCGAGGACTGGATTCATAACTTCGCGCGCGGTGCACGCTGCGAGCCCGCCGAACTCACGCCCGCGCTCGGGGAAACGGCGGTGCGCGCAACCGCTGCGCTCGGCCTGGATTACGCGGGCGTCGATCTCATCGCGCCGGAAGGCGGCCGGCCGCTCGTGCTCGAAGTGAACGGCGTGGCGGCGTGGCGCGGGCTGCAATCGGTGACATCGCTCGATATCGCCGCGCTGCTCGTCGACGATCTGCTCGACCGCAAGCTCGCGGCATCGAAAGGAAACCTCGCGCGGGCGAGCGGCGATGCCTGAGCTTCATCACATCAAAGCGGCTTTTCTGCGCGCATGCCGGCTCGATGTGGAAACGCGCAAACCGGGCAACGTGAGCACGGCGAGCGCCGGACACGGAATGAGCGCGAGCCAGTTCGTCGAAAGCGCTCAAGCGGCTGCAATCGGCTTGTTCGAGCCGAATGCAAGCGTCGGCACGCGCATTCTCGAAGCGGTGCGCCGCAGTTTCGACGTTGCAGGCTGCAATACGAACCTCGGCATCGTGCTCTTGTGCGCGCCGCTGTGCGTGGCTTTCGAAGAAGCCGCTCCACGCGATATCGCCGCTTGGCGCACTGCAACGCAAAGCGCGCTGCATGCGCTTGACATGGAAGACGCGCGCCTCGCTTACCGCGCGATTGCGCTGGCCAATCCGGGCGGCCTCGGCGACGCGCCGGAACAAACCGTCCACGCCGCGCCAACTATCGACCTGCGCGCGGCGATGACGCTTGCCGCCGACCGCGACAGCATCGCGCGGCAATACGCCAATGGCTTCGCCGATATCTTCGATACCGTCCGACTGATCGATGCATCGACGGCACAGGAAGCCATGCTCGACGCATTCCTCATCTTCCTGCGTTCATGGCCCGATTCGCACATAGTGCGCAAGCTCGGCGCGGCGATGGCGCAAAGTGTCACGCGCGATGCAGCTTTACATCACGACCGATGGCGCGCCGAAGGAAGTTTTCACGACTGCCCCGAATTCGACTCGTGGGACGCCGAACTGAAGGCGCGCGGCATCAATCCCGGCACGAGCGCGGACCTCGCGGTTGCAACCTTGTTCGTGGCGCTCGCGATGGGCGCGTTTGCCGAATGATTTGCACGAAGCGCGCCGGGCGCGGACAAAAATTGGCACGGAACATGTTAGGAACTTCGCGTTTATGCAGTCCGCTTTGCGCGGTGCGAACGCCTTGAGACGAGTTTGAGGATCGTGCTTCGGGAGCGAGTCAGACGTCCCTAGAAACAAATCCATTGGAGGAAGAGCATGGCCAAGATCAACCGCGTTCTGGTAGGAGAGTCGCTCGTCGGCGATGGCAACGAAGTCGCTCACATCGACTTGATCATCGGACCGCGAGGTTCCGCTGCCGAGACCGCGTTCTGCAACGCGCTGACCAACAACAAGGACGGCTTCACATCGCTACTCGCCGTGGTCGCACCGAATCTGCTGACCAAGCCGAACACCATTCTCTTCAACAAGGTCACGATCAAGGGCGCGAAGCAAGCCGTGCAGATGTTCGGCCCGGCGCAGCATGCGGTGGCGCTCGCGGTCGCCGACAGCGTGGAGGACGGCACCATTCCCGCCGACGAAGCCGACGACCTTTTCATCTGCGTCGGGGTTTTCATCCACTGGGAAGCGGATGACGACAAGAAGATTCAGGAGTACAACTACAAGGCAACCAAGGAAGCTCTCCAGCGTGCGGTGGCGGGCGAGCCCAAGGCTTCGGAAGTCGTTTCGAAGAAGGGATCGGCGGCGCATCCGTTCGCAGCGAACTGATCGTCTGTCGTGGCCGGCGCGGGGCTTACATCCGCGCCGGCTGCTTTCGAATCAAACATGAATCACGGATGAATACGAGGCTTATCGCATGACCCCACGTTGCTGCGCGTTGACGGTGCTCACTTGCCTCTCGCTCGCTTCGCCGCTTTCGTTCGGCGCGACGGCTGCGGCCAAGGACGGCGCTTCCGCTTCGCGACATGATTATCCGACCGAGGGACGCGTCGAATACGTGCTCGGCTGCATGGACGACAACGGCCACGACTTCGCCAACGTCTACAAGTGCTCCTGCGCCATCGACAAGATCTCCCAGAGCCTTACCTACGACGATTTCGTCGAGCAGATGACGTTCTCCAAGTACGCCTCGCTCGGTGGCGAAGGCGGCGGCGAGTTTCGCGTGGATCGCGCCAAGGCACAGACGAAGAAGTACCGCGAGCTTCAGAAGGACGCATTCAAGGCTTGCGGAATCGTGCAGAAGGCGGCGGCTCGATAAGCCGGTTCAGCCGTTTCATGCAGATGCTGCCGGTGTCGTCAGTGACGCACCGGCAAGACTCGACGCTCATTCCGGCATATAGCCGCGTCCGATCCACGCGAGACTCACGCCGCCACGCGGCGATGCCGTCGCCGTGCTCCGCCGCCTTTCGATGACGACGCCCACCGCTTCGACATCCTCGAACTTGGCCGGCTTTTCGAGCGATACCTTCACCCAATGCGCGCCGAAGTCCGCGATCACGCGCTGCGCGATCTGTT includes these proteins:
- the fae gene encoding formaldehyde-activating enzyme; this encodes MAKINRVLVGESLVGDGNEVAHIDLIIGPRGSAAETAFCNALTNNKDGFTSLLAVVAPNLLTKPNTILFNKVTIKGAKQAVQMFGPAQHAVALAVADSVEDGTIPADEADDLFICVGVFIHWEADDDKKIQEYNYKATKEALQRAVAGEPKASEVVSKKGSAAHPFAAN
- a CDS encoding RimK family alpha-L-glutamate ligase encodes the protein MVSRVAIMTDETGWHTGRLKKAFRARGVEARCVDLADCRIDTTWPPFGLAIPGFGHALPDAVFVRGIAGGTFEQVTLRLGILHALRECGVPVYNDARAIERSVDKSMTSFLLNRYGVPTPATWAGESTAHAQRVLMREAAAGRQVVIKPLFGSQGKGLKRLGARSRGQACAPLPSLKPFSQVAYLQRYVDTGEPGFDWRVLVIGTQAVAAMKRVGGEDWIHNFARGARCEPAELTPALGETAVRATAALGLDYAGVDLIAPEGGRPLVLEVNGVAAWRGLQSVTSLDIAALLVDDLLDRKLAASKGNLARASGDA
- a CDS encoding triphosphoribosyl-dephospho-CoA synthase, translated to MPELHHIKAAFLRACRLDVETRKPGNVSTASAGHGMSASQFVESAQAAAIGLFEPNASVGTRILEAVRRSFDVAGCNTNLGIVLLCAPLCVAFEEAAPRDIAAWRTATQSALHALDMEDARLAYRAIALANPGGLGDAPEQTVHAAPTIDLRAAMTLAADRDSIARQYANGFADIFDTVRLIDASTAQEAMLDAFLIFLRSWPDSHIVRKLGAAMAQSVTRDAALHHDRWRAEGSFHDCPEFDSWDAELKARGINPGTSADLAVATLFVALAMGAFAE